A single window of Salvia splendens isolate huo1 chromosome 6, SspV2, whole genome shotgun sequence DNA harbors:
- the LOC121809145 gene encoding glycine-rich cell wall structural protein-like: MGMNLGNGKVLVMILLLGLVLVQMGDARKLEKETFGGFGGGKEGGFHFNGGFGSNVGFGGGEEGGHGVGYGGGEGGEHGGYGGGRGGWHGGGEGGEHASGCGEHNGGVDGGHGGAKVVTKEESTVEDTEVAKKEGMVEVAKEESMVELSVVDMEGTTEDMKVAKEGMVVAKEVMKQCMVEVAAEINEFAL; encoded by the coding sequence ATGGGGATGAATTTAGGAAACGGTAAGGtgttggtaatgatcttgttgcTAGGGTTGGTTCTGGTGCAGATGGGCGATGCCCGGAAGCTAGAGAAAGAAACATTTGGTGGATTTGGAGGTGGCAAAGAAGGTGGGTTCCATTTCAATGGTGGATTTGGTAGTAATGTTGGATTTGGAGGTGGTGAAGAAGGAGGGCATGGTGTTGGATATGGAGGTGGTGAAGGAGGAGAACATGGTGGATATGGAGGTGGTCGAGGAGGATGGCATGGTGGTGGGGAAGGAGGAGAGCACGCTAGCGGATGTGGAGAGCATAATGGAGGTGTTGATGGTGGACATGGGGGTGCCAAGGTGGTGACAAAGGAGGAGAGCACGGTAGAGGATACAGAGGTGGCCAAGAAGGAGGGCATGGTGGAGGTGGCCAAGGAGGAGAGCATGGTGGAGTTGTCGGTGGTGGATATGGAGGGCACAACGGAGGATATGAAGGTGGCAAAGGAGGGCATGGTGGTGGCAAAAGAGGTGATGAAGCAATGTATGGTGGAGGTGGCGGCCGAAATTAATGAATTCGCCTTAtga
- the LOC121806737 gene encoding adenine phosphoribosyltransferase 1-like isoform X2, protein MNALSQPLHLKISEAKIVSPLRSSVFTKPDFFTPNTAPASRSIYSRFTGGATVPERRRMSGAAMATSNVDATDDRIARIASTIRVIPDFPKPGILFQDITTLLLDHKAFKDTIDLFVERYKDKNINVIAGIEARGFIFGPPIALAIGAKFVPMRKPKKLPGEVISEEYSLEYGTDIMEMHVGAVQPGENAVVVDDLIATGGTLNAAISLLGRVGVTVVECACVIELKELKGREKLGDNPLFVLVS, encoded by the exons ATGAACGCTCTCTCTCAGCCGCTGCATCTCAAAATTAGCGAGGCTAAAATCGTCTCGCCGCTCCGCAGTTCAGTTTTCACCAAGCCAGATTTCTTCACACCTAACACTGCACCAGCCAGCAGAAGTATCTACAGCCGTTTTACTGGTGGCGCAACCGTACCGGAGCGGCGGAGAATGAGCGGAGCAGCTATGGCCACATCGAACGTCGACGCTACCGACGATCGCATTGCTCGGATCGCCTCCACTATTAGGGTCATACCTGATTTCCCTAAACCTG GGATTTTGTTTCAGGATATAACAACGTTGCTGCTTGATCATAAGGCGTTTAAGGATACCATCGATTTGTTTGTTGAGAGatataaagataaaaatattaatGTTATTGCGG GCATTGAAGCAAGGGGTTTTATATTTGGTCCTCCGATTGCATTGGCTATTGGTGCAAAATTTGTTCCAATGAGAAAGCCCAAAAAACTACCTG GGGAGGTAATATCAGAAGAGTACTCTTTGGAGTATGGAACTGACATAATGGAGATGCATGTTGGAGCTGTACAACCTGGCGAAAATGCAGTTGTAGTAGATGATCTTATTGCTACAGGGGGTACCTTAAATGCTGCAATAAGCTTGCTTG GACGTGTTGGGGTCACCGTGGTTGAGTGTGCTTGTGTCATTGAATTGAAGGAACTGAAG GGTCGGGAGAAATTAGGGGACAACCCGCTGTTTGTTCTCGTGAGCTAG
- the LOC121806737 gene encoding adenine phosphoribosyltransferase 1-like isoform X4, which yields MNALSQPLHLKISEAKIVSPLRSSVFTKPDFFTPNTAPASRSIYSRFTGGATVPERRRMSGAAMATSNVDATDDRIARIASTIRVIPDFPKPGILFQDITTLLLDHKAFKDTIDLFVERYKDKNINVIAGIEARGFIFGPPIALAIGAKFVPMRKPKKLPGEVISEEYSLEYGTDIMEMHVGAVQPGENAVVVDDLIATGGTLNAAISLLGRVGVTVVECACVIELKELKEVLGFVG from the exons ATGAACGCTCTCTCTCAGCCGCTGCATCTCAAAATTAGCGAGGCTAAAATCGTCTCGCCGCTCCGCAGTTCAGTTTTCACCAAGCCAGATTTCTTCACACCTAACACTGCACCAGCCAGCAGAAGTATCTACAGCCGTTTTACTGGTGGCGCAACCGTACCGGAGCGGCGGAGAATGAGCGGAGCAGCTATGGCCACATCGAACGTCGACGCTACCGACGATCGCATTGCTCGGATCGCCTCCACTATTAGGGTCATACCTGATTTCCCTAAACCTG GGATTTTGTTTCAGGATATAACAACGTTGCTGCTTGATCATAAGGCGTTTAAGGATACCATCGATTTGTTTGTTGAGAGatataaagataaaaatattaatGTTATTGCGG GCATTGAAGCAAGGGGTTTTATATTTGGTCCTCCGATTGCATTGGCTATTGGTGCAAAATTTGTTCCAATGAGAAAGCCCAAAAAACTACCTG GGGAGGTAATATCAGAAGAGTACTCTTTGGAGTATGGAACTGACATAATGGAGATGCATGTTGGAGCTGTACAACCTGGCGAAAATGCAGTTGTAGTAGATGATCTTATTGCTACAGGGGGTACCTTAAATGCTGCAATAAGCTTGCTTG GACGTGTTGGGGTCACCGTGGTTGAGTGTGCTTGTGTCATTGAATTGAAGGAACTGAAG GAGGTGCTCGGTTTTGTTGGCTGA
- the LOC121806737 gene encoding adenine phosphoribosyltransferase 1-like isoform X3, with protein MNALSQPLHLKISEAKIVSPLRSSVFTKPDFFTPNTAPASRSIYSRFTGGATVPERRRMSGAAMATSNVDATDDRIARIASTIRVIPDFPKPGILFQDITTLLLDHKAFKDTIDLFVERYKDKNINVIAGIEARGFIFGPPIALAIGAKFVPMRKPKKLPGEVISEEYSLEYGTDIMEMHVGAVQPGENAVVVDDLIATGGTLNAAISLLGRVGVTVVECACVIELKELKEIDRPTL; from the exons ATGAACGCTCTCTCTCAGCCGCTGCATCTCAAAATTAGCGAGGCTAAAATCGTCTCGCCGCTCCGCAGTTCAGTTTTCACCAAGCCAGATTTCTTCACACCTAACACTGCACCAGCCAGCAGAAGTATCTACAGCCGTTTTACTGGTGGCGCAACCGTACCGGAGCGGCGGAGAATGAGCGGAGCAGCTATGGCCACATCGAACGTCGACGCTACCGACGATCGCATTGCTCGGATCGCCTCCACTATTAGGGTCATACCTGATTTCCCTAAACCTG GGATTTTGTTTCAGGATATAACAACGTTGCTGCTTGATCATAAGGCGTTTAAGGATACCATCGATTTGTTTGTTGAGAGatataaagataaaaatattaatGTTATTGCGG GCATTGAAGCAAGGGGTTTTATATTTGGTCCTCCGATTGCATTGGCTATTGGTGCAAAATTTGTTCCAATGAGAAAGCCCAAAAAACTACCTG GGGAGGTAATATCAGAAGAGTACTCTTTGGAGTATGGAACTGACATAATGGAGATGCATGTTGGAGCTGTACAACCTGGCGAAAATGCAGTTGTAGTAGATGATCTTATTGCTACAGGGGGTACCTTAAATGCTGCAATAAGCTTGCTTG GACGTGTTGGGGTCACCGTGGTTGAGTGTGCTTGTGTCATTGAATTGAAGGAACTGAAG GAAATAGATCGTCCTACTCTGTAG
- the LOC121806737 gene encoding adenine phosphoribosyltransferase 1-like isoform X1 encodes MNALSQPLHLKISEAKIVSPLRSSVFTKPDFFTPNTAPASRSIYSRFTGGATVPERRRMSGAAMATSNVDATDDRIARIASTIRVIPDFPKPGILFQDITTLLLDHKAFKDTIDLFVERYKDKNINVIAGIEARGFIFGPPIALAIGAKFVPMRKPKKLPGEVISEEYSLEYGTDIMEMHVGAVQPGENAVVVDDLIATGGTLNAAISLLGRVGVTVVECACVIELKELKVYVIPLQVKVAHFFYSFSIVKVLAN; translated from the exons ATGAACGCTCTCTCTCAGCCGCTGCATCTCAAAATTAGCGAGGCTAAAATCGTCTCGCCGCTCCGCAGTTCAGTTTTCACCAAGCCAGATTTCTTCACACCTAACACTGCACCAGCCAGCAGAAGTATCTACAGCCGTTTTACTGGTGGCGCAACCGTACCGGAGCGGCGGAGAATGAGCGGAGCAGCTATGGCCACATCGAACGTCGACGCTACCGACGATCGCATTGCTCGGATCGCCTCCACTATTAGGGTCATACCTGATTTCCCTAAACCTG GGATTTTGTTTCAGGATATAACAACGTTGCTGCTTGATCATAAGGCGTTTAAGGATACCATCGATTTGTTTGTTGAGAGatataaagataaaaatattaatGTTATTGCGG GCATTGAAGCAAGGGGTTTTATATTTGGTCCTCCGATTGCATTGGCTATTGGTGCAAAATTTGTTCCAATGAGAAAGCCCAAAAAACTACCTG GGGAGGTAATATCAGAAGAGTACTCTTTGGAGTATGGAACTGACATAATGGAGATGCATGTTGGAGCTGTACAACCTGGCGAAAATGCAGTTGTAGTAGATGATCTTATTGCTACAGGGGGTACCTTAAATGCTGCAATAAGCTTGCTTG GACGTGTTGGGGTCACCGTGGTTGAGTGTGCTTGTGTCATTGAATTGAAGGAACTGAAGGTATATGTAATTCCTCTCCAAGTTAAGGTggcacattttttttattcctttAGCATTGTTAAGGTGCTTGCTAATTAA
- the LOC121806737 gene encoding adenine phosphoribosyltransferase 1-like isoform X5: MNALSQPLHLKISEAKIVSPLRSSVFTKPDFFTPNTAPASRSIYSRFTGGATVPERRRMSGAAMATSNVDATDDRIARIASTIRVIPDFPKPGILFQDITTLLLDHKAFKDTIDLFVERYKDKNINVIAGEVISEEYSLEYGTDIMEMHVGAVQPGENAVVVDDLIATGGTLNAAISLLGRVGVTVVECACVIELKELKVYVIPLQVKVAHFFYSFSIVKVLAN, from the exons ATGAACGCTCTCTCTCAGCCGCTGCATCTCAAAATTAGCGAGGCTAAAATCGTCTCGCCGCTCCGCAGTTCAGTTTTCACCAAGCCAGATTTCTTCACACCTAACACTGCACCAGCCAGCAGAAGTATCTACAGCCGTTTTACTGGTGGCGCAACCGTACCGGAGCGGCGGAGAATGAGCGGAGCAGCTATGGCCACATCGAACGTCGACGCTACCGACGATCGCATTGCTCGGATCGCCTCCACTATTAGGGTCATACCTGATTTCCCTAAACCTG GGATTTTGTTTCAGGATATAACAACGTTGCTGCTTGATCATAAGGCGTTTAAGGATACCATCGATTTGTTTGTTGAGAGatataaagataaaaatattaatGTTATTGCGG GGGAGGTAATATCAGAAGAGTACTCTTTGGAGTATGGAACTGACATAATGGAGATGCATGTTGGAGCTGTACAACCTGGCGAAAATGCAGTTGTAGTAGATGATCTTATTGCTACAGGGGGTACCTTAAATGCTGCAATAAGCTTGCTTG GACGTGTTGGGGTCACCGTGGTTGAGTGTGCTTGTGTCATTGAATTGAAGGAACTGAAGGTATATGTAATTCCTCTCCAAGTTAAGGTggcacattttttttattcctttAGCATTGTTAAGGTGCTTGCTAATTAA
- the LOC121806317 gene encoding zinc finger protein ZAT10-like, whose product MALEALSSPTAAAPSFDFESAASLPWSKGKRTKRPRTHDPSEEEYLALCLIMLARGGPTSTPAAATAPPPPQKISPPSKLIYKCSVCNKAFGSYQALGGHKASHRKLSGGGGDHDHSASAMAASGGAGGRTHECSICHRSFPTGQALGGHKRRHYDGGAASGNGGGSSGVTSSEGAGSTGSLRNFDLNLPAMPELWMGFGSGAADDEVESPHPLKKSRLSLPPAKLEQTFTN is encoded by the coding sequence ATGGCACTAGAAGCTCTGAGCTCTCCCACCGCAGCGGCGCCTTCGTTCGACTTCGAAAGCGCCGCATCTCTCCCGTGGAGCAAGGGCAAGCGCACCAAGCGCCCCCGCACCCACGACCCCTCCGAGGAGGAATACTTGGCTCTCTGCCTCATCATGCTCGCTCGCGGCGGccccacctccacccccgccgcAGCCACAgcccctccgccgccgcaaAAAATATCCCCTCCTTCTAAACTGATTTACAAGTGCTCCGTTTGCAACAAGGCTTTCGGGTCCTACCAGGCCCTGGGGGGGCACAAGGCCAGCCACCGCAAGCTCAGCGGCGGAGGCGGAGATCACGACCACTCCGCCTCCGCCATGGCGGCGAGCGGCGGCGCCGGAGGAAGGACGCATGAGTGCTCCATATGCCACAGGAGCTTCCCGACGGGGCAGGCCTTGGGAGGCCACAAGCGCCGCCACTACGACGGCGGGGCGGCCAGCGGCAACGGCGGCGGAAGCAGCGGCGTGACGTCGTCGGAAGGAGCAGGGTCAACGGGCTCGCTCAGGAACTTCGACTTGAACTTGCCGGCTATGCCGGAATTGTGGATGGGATTTGGCTCCGGCGCCGCCGATGACGAAGTGGAGAGCCCTCACCCCTTGAAGAAGTCCCGCCTCTCCTTGCCGCCGGCTAAGCTGGAACAGACCTTCACCAACTGA
- the LOC121809146 gene encoding uncharacterized protein LOC121809146, with the protein MDDDAPKRISKRNGSNIKNYYHYRVEIFCQVVNLLTQEMENRFSEASTDLLSYARLNGIEDLASLSQKIVETKKDKVFPLVYRLIELILILPVATASVERVFSAMKFVKTDLRNRMGGEWLNESLVVYNERSIFASVSNERILKRFQDMDTRRNQLSQLTDARAT; encoded by the exons ATGGATGATGATGCTCCAAAGCGGATTAGTAAGAGGAATGGTTCAAACATCAAGAACTACTATCATTATCGCGTTGAAATATTTTGTCag GTCGTCAACTTACTTACACAAGAGATGGAAAATCGTTTCTCTGAGGCATCCACAGACTTGCTAAGTT ATGCACGATTGAATGGTATTGAAGATTTGGCTAGCCTATCTCAGAAGATTGTTGAAACCAAGAAAGATAAAGTTTTTCCGTTGGTTTATCGTCTGATTGAGTTGATATTGATCTTACCTGTAGCGACTGCATCTGTTGAAAGAGTATTTTCAGCAATGAAATTTGTCAAGACTGACTTGCGGAATAGGATGGGAGGTGAGTGGTTGAATGAGAGTTTGGTAGTATACAATGAAAGATCCATCTTTGCAAGTGTTTCTAATGAAAGAATCTTGAAACGTTTTCAAGATATGGATACCCGTAGAAATCAGTTGTCTCAGTTAACAGATGCTAGAGCTACTTGA
- the LOC121809147 gene encoding zinc finger MYM-type protein 1-like: MEKYFGKRPRILDSCPELEAQNAEEILMENDDINEVKSRLILRGYVAPGDEAFTSCGFSNWKKALEKFKAHVGDKSSAHNKAMIEYENFVNQRQSVTYVESRGGHDESSTSLNKGNFLELLEWYGLRNDEVGKVILKNAPGNNQMTSPSVQKDMANACTVETTLDILGELGDRHFSILVDESRDCSTKEQMAIVIRFVNKDGQIIERFLALVHVKKTTSVCLKEAIDFVFAKFKLSLSRLRGQGYDGASNMRGECNRLKALILKENPSACYLISIVTTCGSSCKRVDMIRLIEHDRLVEMIENGEIGTGRGQNQETSLKRPGDTRWESHYVTVIRLANMWQSVTEVLENVFVDGEEYETRGKAVGLVQKMETFEFVFILMLMKHLLGVIQPLS, translated from the exons ATGGAGAAATATTTTGGAAAAAGACCAAGAATTTTGGATTCTTGTCCAGAACTAGAAGCACAGAATGCTGAAGAAATTTTGATGGAGAATGATGATATAAATGAAGTGAAATCAAGGCTGATCCTG CGTGGTTATGTGGCACCAGGAGATGAAGCCTTCACTAGTTGTGGTTTTTCTAATTGGAAAAAAGCACTAGAAAAATTCAAGGCGCATGTTGGGGATAAAAGTAGTGCACACAACAAAGCAAtgatagaatatgaaaattttgtCAATCAAAGGCAAAGTGTGACATATGTTGAAAGTAGAGG GGGACATGACGAGTCATCTACGTCTTTGAACAAAGGTAATTTTCTTGAGTTATTAGAATGGTATGGTTTGAGGAATGATGAAGTTGGAAAAGTGATTTTGAAAAATGCCCCTGGAAATAACCAAATGACTTCTCCATCAGTCCAAAAAGATATGGCTAATGCTTGTACGGTGGAAACCACACTTGATATATTGGGAGAACTTGGAGACAGACACTTTTCAATCCTAGTTGATGAGTCACGTGATTGCTCAACAAAGGAGCAAATGGCAATTGTCATAAGATTTGTGAACAAGGATGGCCAGATAATTGAAAGGTTTTTAGCTTTGGTTCATGTCAAAAAAACTACATCAGTTTGTTTGAAAGAGGCAATTGACTTCGTATTTGCTAAGTTTAAGTTATCTTTGTCAAGATTGAGAGGCCAAGGATACGATGGAGCATCAAACATGCGAGGTGAATGCAATAGATTGAAAGCACTAATTTTAAAGGAAAATCCATCAGCTTG TTATCTTATCTCGATTGTCACAACATGTGGTTCTTCTTGCAAAAGGGTTGATATGATTCGACTAATTGAGCACGATAGACTAGTTGAAATGATAGAGAATGGGGAAATCGGTACTGGTAGAGGCCAAAATCAAGAAACTTCTTTGAAGAGACCAGGTGATACTCGATGGGAATCTCATTATGTCACCGTGATTCGTCTTGCAAATATGTGGCAGTCAGTAACCGAAGTACTTGAAAACGTATTTGTTGATGGAGAAGAATATGAAACAAGGGGCAAAGCTGTAGGTCTCGTACAGAAAATGGAGACTTTTGAATTTGTATTcatccttatgttgatgaaacATTTGTTGGGGGTTATTCAACCATTGTCTTGA
- the LOC121807729 gene encoding uncharacterized protein LOC121807729, which produces MDWMSSTTLINLTVKAKLHRYCIYANKHCNTPSKQSTSVMKSNLSVVASLLLALVLILHSNVQGARAGRTLLERESVSTSATKSLKGLDVKQNIPYKKEKSSFRRIPPSRSNPTQNKSNHP; this is translated from the exons ATGGACTGGATGAGCTCAACCACACTTATAAATCTCACTGTAAAAGCCAAACTCCATCGTTATTGTATCTACGCGAACAAACACTGCAACACACCATCAAAACAGAGCACATCAGTTATGAAATCCAACCTGAGTGTGGTGGCATCGTTGCTTCTTGCACTGGTGTTGATTTTGCATTCCAACGTGCAAGGAGCTCGAGCCGGGAGAACCcttttggagagagagagtgtatCTACCTCGGCTACAAAGTCTTTAAAGGGATTGGATGTAAAACAGAATATTCCGTACAAGAAGGAGAAGTCGAGCTTCAGAAGAATACCTCCTAGCAGATCAAATCCCACACAAAATAA GTCTAATCATCCATAG
- the LOC121807693 gene encoding uncharacterized protein LOC121807693: MSSRKKNYANDEDILLCQIYMRILQDPTIGTYESSNQQWNRVEDAFIKDKDPTWPQRTQRSMQARIQTIEKATKKFRECLKQLKQEIKVELHVTIKEAAQDDPNSKLDWKFSHVWEVIKNFEKFQDCAQSSRQPSCEIKSSDSESQTHNWQALLALSSFNMCFDYDGEQVPGDSSSSKPKRVKKAKLKTKILEDTTSLIMALEKQNELLKDGMENANSQMALFLENQKGSIKLKQMKEENKILSMNLSSINYPQSRAFFQAEKKCILREKAQQEDQPNDDALRTYSFDFNDIGGSGSD; the protein is encoded by the exons ATGTCTTCTCGTAAAAAAAACTATGCAAATGATGAAGACATTCTTTTATGTCAAATTTATATGCGGATTTTACAAGACCCAACTATAGGGACTTATGAATCATCaaatcaacaatggaatcgtgTGGAAGATGCATTCATCAAAGATAAAGACCCGACTTGGCCACAACGTACGCAAAGATCTATGCAGGCTCGTATTCAAACCATCGAGAAAGCAACAAAGAAATTCCGTGAATGTCTCAAGCAGCTGAAGCAAGAAATCAAAGTGGAGCTTCACGTCACA ATAAAAGAAGCTGCACAAGATGATCCCAATTCTAAATTGGATTGGAAATTTTCTCATGTTTGGGAAGtgattaaaaattttgaaaaatttcaagATTGTGCACAGAGCTCTAGACAACCATCATGTGAAATTAAATCTTCTGATTCAGAAAGTCAGACTCATAATTGGCAAGCGTTACTAGCTTTGTCTTCATTTAATATGTGTTTTGATTATGATGGTGA ACAAGTCCCTGGTGATTCATCTTCATCAAAACCCAAAAGAGTAAAGAAAGCAAAACTAAAGACAAAAATACTCGAAGATACGACATCCTTGATCATGGCTCTAGAAAAGCAAAATGAGCTTCTAAAGGATGGCATGGAAAATGCAAACTCGCAAATGGCTCTATTCCTGGAAAATCAAAAGGGGAGCATCAAACTCAAGCAAATgaaggaagaaaataaaatattatctaTGAATTTAAGCTCCATAAACTATCCCCAAAGTCGTGCATTTTTTCAAGCCGAAAAAAAATGCATTTTACGAGAAAAAGCTCAACAAGAAGATCAACCAAATGACGATGCACTTAGAACATATTCTTTTGACTTCAATGATATTGGAGGATCTGGTTCAGATTAA
- the LOC121807694 gene encoding transcription elongation factor SPT4 homolog 2-like, with translation MVNQGGGAGVAVAQIPTSFGHELRACLRCRLVKTYDQFRESGCENCPFFQMEDDHERVVDCTTPNFTGLISVMDPTRSWAARWLRIGKFAPGCYTLAVSEALNPDLQNICEEEHVPYVLPKLV, from the exons ATGGTTAATCAGGGAGGAGGAGCAGGAGTAGCGGTGGCACAAATACCAACGAGCTTTGGGCATGAGCTGAGAGCCTGCCTTCGCTGCCGACTTGTCAAGACCTATGACCAG TTTAGGGAATCTGGGTGTGAGAACTGCCCCTTCTTTCAGATGGAAGACGATCATGAAAGAGTTGTTGACTGCACAACCCCCAATTTCACAGG GTTAATCTCTGTCATGGACCCGACTAGAAGTTGGGCTGCCCGTTGGCTCCGTATAG GAAAATTTGCTCCTGGTTGCTATACGCTTGCGGTCTCTGAAGCACTGAATCCTGACTTGCAG AATATTTGTGAAGAAGAGCACGTGCCATACGTTCTTCCCAAACTTGTCTGA
- the LOC121809999 gene encoding uncharacterized protein At2g23090-like has product MGGGNAQKTKMAREKNQEKMKGAKGSGSQLDANKKAMSIQCKVCMQTFICTTSEVKCKEHAEAKHPKADLFTCFPHLKK; this is encoded by the exons ATGGGAGGAGGCAATGCCCAGAAAACGAAAATGGCTCGGGAAAAGAATCAGGAAAAAATGAAAGGCGCAAAGG GTTCAGGAAGTCAACTTGACGCCAACAAGAAGGCCATGAGCATTCAG TGCAAGGTTTGCATGCAAACATTTATTTGCACTACGTCGGAGGTTAAATGCAAGGAGCACGCTGAAGCAAAGCATCCGAAAGCTGACCTCTTCACTTGTTTTCCCCACCTCAAGAAATGA